One genomic region from Bubalus bubalis isolate 160015118507 breed Murrah chromosome 12, NDDB_SH_1, whole genome shotgun sequence encodes:
- the SERTAD2 gene encoding SERTA domain-containing protein 2 isoform X2 yields MLGKGGKRKFDEHEDGLEGKIVSPSDGPSKVSYTLQRQTIFNISLMKLYNHRPLTEPSLQKTVLINNMLRRIQEELKQEGSLRPAFPASAPPAAAADPLGSSSREAPPAFSQPAPAPCELGGAAALEACLTPASLLEDDDPDTFCTSSPAAPARLAPPALLPPEKDSFSSALDEIEELCPTSTSTEAAEADGPKGDSSSGGPGAPQRPEGLQEGGRPEDPKLMDSLPGNFEITASTGFLTDLTLDDILFADIDTSMYDFDPCTSASGTASKMSPVSADDLLKTLAPYSSQPVAPSQPFKMDLTELDHIMEVLVGS; encoded by the coding sequence ATgttggggaaaggaggaaaacGGAAGTTTGACGAGCATGAAGATGGGCTGGAAGGCAAAATCGTGTCCCCGTCAGACGGTCCGTCCAAGGTGTCTTACACCTTACAGCGCCAGACTATCTTCAACATTTCCCTTATGAAGCTCTACAACCACAGGCCCCTCACCGAGCCCAGCCTGCAAAAGACCGTGCTCATCAACAACATGTTGCGGCGCATCCAGGAGGAGCTGAAGCAGGAGGGCAGCCTGCGGCCCGCGTTCCCCGCCTCCGCGCCGCCCGCCGCTGCCGCCGACCCGCTGGGCTCCAGCTCCCGGGAGGCGCCGCCCGCCTTCAGCCAGCCCGCTCCCGCGCCCTGCGAGCTGGGCGGCGCCGCGGCCCTGGAGGCCTGCCTCACCCCCGCCTCGCTGCTCGAGGACGACGACCCGGACACGTTTTGCACTTCGTCGCCGGCTGCCCCCGCCAGACTCGCGCCTCCCGCCCTCCTCCCGCCGGAAAAGGACAGCTTCTCCTCCGCCCTGGACGAGATCGAGGAGCTCTGTCCCACATCTACCTCCACGGAGGCCGCGGAGGCCGACGGCCCGAAAGGGGACTCCTCCTCCGGGGGGCCTGGCGCTCCTCAGAGACCCGAGGGGCTGCAGGAGGGCGGCCGGCCCGAGGACCCGAAACTGATGGACTCCCTGCCTGGCAACTTTGAGATCACCGCGTCCACGGGCTTCCTCACAGACTTGACCCTGGACGACATCCTGTTCGCCGACATTGACACGTCCATGTACGACTTCGACCCCTGCACGTCCGCGTCGGGGACCGCCTCCAAGATGTCCCCCGTATCGGCCGATGACCTCCTCAAGACGCTGGCCCCCTACAGCAGCCAGCCCGTCGCCCCGAGCCAGCCTTTCAAGATGGACCTCACCGAGCTGGACCACATCATGGAAGTGCTGGTTGGGTCCTGA
- the SERTAD2 gene encoding SERTA domain-containing protein 2 isoform X1, which produces MYTRYMLGKGGKRKFDEHEDGLEGKIVSPSDGPSKVSYTLQRQTIFNISLMKLYNHRPLTEPSLQKTVLINNMLRRIQEELKQEGSLRPAFPASAPPAAAADPLGSSSREAPPAFSQPAPAPCELGGAAALEACLTPASLLEDDDPDTFCTSSPAAPARLAPPALLPPEKDSFSSALDEIEELCPTSTSTEAAEADGPKGDSSSGGPGAPQRPEGLQEGGRPEDPKLMDSLPGNFEITASTGFLTDLTLDDILFADIDTSMYDFDPCTSASGTASKMSPVSADDLLKTLAPYSSQPVAPSQPFKMDLTELDHIMEVLVGS; this is translated from the exons ATGTACACAAG ATATATgttggggaaaggaggaaaacGGAAGTTTGACGAGCATGAAGATGGGCTGGAAGGCAAAATCGTGTCCCCGTCAGACGGTCCGTCCAAGGTGTCTTACACCTTACAGCGCCAGACTATCTTCAACATTTCCCTTATGAAGCTCTACAACCACAGGCCCCTCACCGAGCCCAGCCTGCAAAAGACCGTGCTCATCAACAACATGTTGCGGCGCATCCAGGAGGAGCTGAAGCAGGAGGGCAGCCTGCGGCCCGCGTTCCCCGCCTCCGCGCCGCCCGCCGCTGCCGCCGACCCGCTGGGCTCCAGCTCCCGGGAGGCGCCGCCCGCCTTCAGCCAGCCCGCTCCCGCGCCCTGCGAGCTGGGCGGCGCCGCGGCCCTGGAGGCCTGCCTCACCCCCGCCTCGCTGCTCGAGGACGACGACCCGGACACGTTTTGCACTTCGTCGCCGGCTGCCCCCGCCAGACTCGCGCCTCCCGCCCTCCTCCCGCCGGAAAAGGACAGCTTCTCCTCCGCCCTGGACGAGATCGAGGAGCTCTGTCCCACATCTACCTCCACGGAGGCCGCGGAGGCCGACGGCCCGAAAGGGGACTCCTCCTCCGGGGGGCCTGGCGCTCCTCAGAGACCCGAGGGGCTGCAGGAGGGCGGCCGGCCCGAGGACCCGAAACTGATGGACTCCCTGCCTGGCAACTTTGAGATCACCGCGTCCACGGGCTTCCTCACAGACTTGACCCTGGACGACATCCTGTTCGCCGACATTGACACGTCCATGTACGACTTCGACCCCTGCACGTCCGCGTCGGGGACCGCCTCCAAGATGTCCCCCGTATCGGCCGATGACCTCCTCAAGACGCTGGCCCCCTACAGCAGCCAGCCCGTCGCCCCGAGCCAGCCTTTCAAGATGGACCTCACCGAGCTGGACCACATCATGGAAGTGCTGGTTGGGTCCTGA